Proteins encoded together in one Sphingomonas radiodurans window:
- a CDS encoding CgeB family protein — protein sequence MKIAFYGSSLLSSYWNGAATYYRGILRDLAARGYDITFYEPDAFDRQQHRDIDPPEWARSVVYPATEAAMRGVLAEARAADIVVKANGVGVFDRELLEGVVAHARPGALRIFWDVDAAATLDEMRADPAHPVRAALPDIDMVLTYGGGPPVVNAYREFGAAVCVPIYNALDPTTHFPVDPDPRFACDLAFLGNRLPDREARVEEFFLRPAASLPERQFLIGGNGWETKSMPDNVRHRGHVYTAEHNAFNCTPKAVLNVARDSMAHVGFSPATRVFEAAGAAACLITDAWEGIEQFLEPDVEVLVARDGQDVADHMAALTPERATSIGRAALARVLADHTYTLRGAQVDRLFKDHAQRQREAA from the coding sequence ATGAAGATCGCATTCTACGGCTCCAGCCTGCTTTCCTCCTACTGGAACGGCGCCGCCACCTACTACCGCGGCATCCTGCGCGATCTCGCGGCGCGCGGCTACGACATCACCTTCTACGAGCCCGACGCGTTCGATCGGCAACAGCATCGCGACATCGATCCGCCTGAATGGGCACGCTCGGTCGTCTATCCCGCCACCGAAGCCGCGATGCGCGGCGTGCTGGCGGAGGCACGCGCGGCCGATATCGTCGTCAAGGCCAATGGCGTCGGCGTGTTCGATCGCGAACTGCTCGAAGGCGTGGTCGCGCACGCCCGTCCCGGCGCGCTGCGCATCTTCTGGGATGTCGACGCCGCCGCCACGCTGGACGAGATGCGCGCCGATCCCGCGCATCCGGTGCGCGCCGCGCTGCCCGATATCGATATGGTGCTCACCTACGGCGGCGGCCCGCCGGTGGTGAACGCTTATCGCGAGTTCGGCGCCGCAGTGTGCGTGCCGATCTACAATGCGCTCGATCCCACGACGCACTTCCCGGTCGATCCCGATCCGCGCTTCGCCTGCGATCTCGCCTTCCTTGGCAATCGCCTGCCCGATCGCGAAGCCCGCGTGGAGGAATTCTTCCTTCGGCCTGCGGCATCGCTCCCCGAACGCCAGTTCCTGATCGGCGGCAATGGCTGGGAAACCAAGTCGATGCCCGACAACGTGCGCCACCGCGGCCACGTCTACACCGCCGAGCACAACGCCTTCAATTGCACCCCCAAGGCCGTCCTCAACGTAGCGCGCGACAGCATGGCGCACGTCGGCTTCTCGCCCGCCACACGCGTCTTCGAGGCCGCTGGCGCCGCCGCCTGCCTGATCACGGACGCCTGGGAAGGGATCGAGCAGTTCCTCGAACCCGATGTCGAGGTGCTCGTGGCGCGCGACGGGCAGGATGTCGCCGATCACATGGCTGCGCTCACGCCCGAGCGGGCGACATCGATCGGCCGCGCCGCGCTCGCTCGTGTGCTCGCCGATCACACCTACACGCTGCGCGGCGCGCAGGTCGATCGCCTGTTCAAGGATCATGCGCAGCGCCAGCGGGAGGCCGCATGA
- a CDS encoding CgeB family protein has product MKLVVLGLSLSSAWGNGHATTFRALLKAFAARGHDILFLERDVPWYATQRDLADPAYCELAFYTDLTDLARWTATIAQADAVIVGSYVPEGVAVGRFVQKTARGVTAFYDIDTPVTLAKLARGDFEYLSPQGIPGYDIYLSFTGGPTLDLLEQRYGAPAARALYCSVDSALYAPTGEPKRWDLSYLGTYSPDRQPTLDRLLLEPARALPQYRFVVAGPQYPADIAWPTNVERIEHLPPAEHAAFYSASRFTLNVTRADMIAAGWSPSVRLFEAGACGTPIVSDAWEGLDQLFAPDREILIAHDTATVIAALTGADATAMGEGARARVLGAHTAAHRAAELDAHLAEAAAARRLAGAA; this is encoded by the coding sequence ATGAAGCTCGTCGTCCTCGGGCTCAGCCTGTCGTCCGCCTGGGGCAACGGTCATGCGACCACGTTCCGCGCGTTGCTGAAGGCGTTTGCCGCGCGCGGGCACGACATCCTATTCCTCGAACGCGACGTTCCCTGGTACGCGACGCAGCGCGACCTCGCCGATCCGGCCTATTGCGAGCTCGCCTTCTACACCGATCTCACCGATCTCGCGCGCTGGACCGCCACGATCGCGCAGGCGGATGCCGTGATCGTCGGCTCCTACGTGCCCGAAGGCGTCGCGGTCGGCCGTTTCGTGCAGAAGACCGCGCGCGGCGTCACCGCCTTCTACGATATCGACACGCCAGTCACGCTCGCGAAGCTCGCGCGCGGCGACTTCGAATATCTCTCGCCGCAGGGCATCCCCGGATACGACATCTATCTGTCGTTCACCGGCGGCCCGACGCTCGACCTGCTGGAGCAGCGCTACGGAGCGCCAGCCGCGCGCGCGCTCTACTGCTCGGTCGATTCGGCGCTCTACGCACCGACGGGTGAGCCCAAGCGCTGGGATCTGTCCTACCTCGGCACCTACAGCCCCGATCGCCAGCCGACGCTCGATCGCTTGCTGCTGGAGCCTGCCCGCGCATTGCCGCAGTACCGCTTCGTCGTCGCCGGGCCGCAATATCCCGCCGACATCGCCTGGCCCACCAATGTCGAGCGGATCGAGCATCTGCCGCCCGCCGAGCACGCCGCTTTCTACTCCGCCTCGCGCTTCACGCTGAACGTGACTCGCGCGGACATGATCGCCGCCGGCTGGTCGCCGTCGGTGCGGCTGTTCGAGGCCGGCGCGTGCGGCACGCCGATCGTGTCGGACGCGTGGGAAGGCCTCGATCAGCTGTTCGCGCCCGATCGCGAAATCCTGATCGCGCACGATACTGCCACCGTCATCGCTGCGCTCACCGGCGCGGACGCGACCGCGATGGGGGAGGGCGCGCGCGCCCGCGTGCTCGGCGCGCATACCGCGGCGCACCGCGCGGCCGAACTCGACGCGCATCTCGCCGAAGCCGCTGCGGCGCGCCGGCTGGCGGGTGCGGCATGA
- a CDS encoding UDP-glucuronic acid decarboxylase family protein, with amino-acid sequence MSDVTRNVALVAGGAGFIGSHLCRALLERGHEVICLDNLQTARPSNLRGLEQLPGFHFVEADVVNPLPAGVTARAARISRVYNLACAASPPHYQADPEHTMLTNVIGTHHLLRLAEQTGARFLLTSTSEVYGDPEMHPQQEEYRGSVNCTGPRACYDEGKRAAEALTFDYARLGRAEVRVARIFNTYGPNMDPEDGRVVSNLICQALAGGDITIHGDGTQTRSFCYVSDMVDGLIRLMESDIDGLEPVNLGNPIELTVNELLERIRSIVATHGHVVHLPLPQDDPRRRRPDISRAAAMLGWAPTVQVDFGLARTAEWFAGEIGVDSPLRLSEAAE; translated from the coding sequence ATGAGTGATGTGACGCGTAATGTCGCGCTGGTCGCCGGAGGCGCCGGCTTCATCGGCTCGCATCTGTGCCGGGCGCTGCTGGAGCGCGGCCACGAGGTGATCTGCCTCGACAATCTGCAGACCGCGCGGCCGTCCAACCTGCGCGGGCTCGAACAACTGCCCGGCTTCCACTTCGTCGAGGCGGACGTGGTGAATCCGCTGCCCGCCGGGGTCACGGCGCGCGCCGCGCGGATCTCGCGCGTCTACAACCTCGCCTGCGCCGCCTCGCCGCCGCATTATCAGGCCGATCCCGAACACACGATGCTCACCAACGTGATCGGCACGCACCATCTGCTGCGGCTCGCCGAACAGACCGGCGCGCGCTTCCTGCTCACCTCCACCAGCGAGGTCTATGGCGATCCTGAAATGCACCCGCAGCAGGAGGAATATCGCGGCTCGGTCAACTGCACCGGCCCGCGCGCCTGCTACGACGAAGGCAAGCGCGCCGCCGAGGCGCTGACGTTCGATTACGCTCGTCTCGGGCGCGCGGAAGTACGCGTCGCGCGCATCTTCAACACCTATGGCCCCAACATGGACCCGGAGGATGGCCGCGTCGTCAGCAACCTCATCTGCCAGGCGCTGGCCGGCGGCGACATCACGATCCACGGCGATGGCACGCAGACGCGCAGCTTCTGCTACGTCAGCGACATGGTCGATGGGCTGATCCGCCTCATGGAAAGTGACATCGACGGGCTGGAGCCGGTCAACCTCGGCAACCCGATCGAGCTTACCGTCAACGAGCTGCTCGAACGCATCCGGAGCATCGTCGCCACGCACGGCCATGTCGTCCACTTGCCACTGCCGCAGGACGATCCGCGCCGCCGCCGGCCAGACATCAGCCGCGCCGCCGCGATGCTTGGCTGGGCGCCGACGGTGCAAGTCGATTTCGGGCTCGCGCGCACCGCCGAATGGTTCGCCGGCGAAATCGGCGTCGATTCGCCGCTGCGCCTGTCGGAAGCGGCGGAATAA
- a CDS encoding MDR/zinc-dependent alcohol dehydrogenase-like family protein, which translates to MTAETMMRAAQLAAPGDMRIVAAALPQPCDGEVRIRLEGCGVCASNLEPWAGLEWLTYPGDVGGLGHEGWGIIDALGAAVTDLAIGDRVATLSGRSFAEYDLARADAVVKLPPALAGKPFPGEPLGCAFNIFRRSDIAPGQRVAIIGIGFIGAVLTKLASDAGAHVIAISRRRSSLDLATAFGAAETIVMDDHWAIIERVKQLTDGALCDRVIEAVGKQWPLDLAGELVREGGRLVIAGYHQDGPRQVNMQAWNWKGIDVINAHERDPAICLRGLREAVDAVASGRIDPTPLYTHVYPLDRVGEALDATRDKPGGFVKALVTYD; encoded by the coding sequence GTGACGGCCGAGACCATGATGCGCGCCGCGCAACTCGCCGCGCCCGGCGACATGCGGATCGTCGCCGCCGCGCTGCCGCAGCCCTGCGACGGCGAAGTCCGGATCAGGCTCGAAGGCTGCGGCGTCTGCGCCTCGAACCTCGAGCCATGGGCTGGCCTCGAATGGTTAACCTACCCCGGCGACGTCGGCGGCCTTGGCCATGAGGGCTGGGGCATCATCGACGCGCTCGGCGCCGCCGTCACGGATCTCGCGATCGGAGACCGCGTCGCGACGCTCTCGGGCCGCAGCTTCGCCGAGTACGATCTCGCGCGCGCCGACGCGGTGGTGAAGCTCCCGCCCGCGCTCGCCGGCAAGCCGTTCCCCGGCGAACCCCTCGGCTGCGCCTTCAACATCTTCCGCCGCAGCGATATCGCTCCCGGCCAGCGAGTAGCGATCATCGGCATCGGTTTCATCGGCGCAGTGCTGACGAAGCTCGCCAGCGACGCCGGCGCACACGTCATCGCCATCTCGCGCCGCCGCTCCTCGCTCGATCTCGCGACCGCGTTCGGCGCCGCCGAGACAATCGTGATGGACGATCACTGGGCGATCATCGAGCGCGTCAAGCAACTCACCGACGGCGCGCTGTGCGATCGCGTGATCGAAGCCGTCGGCAAGCAATGGCCGCTCGATCTCGCCGGCGAGCTGGTGCGCGAAGGCGGCCGGCTGGTGATCGCCGGCTACCATCAGGATGGCCCCCGCCAAGTGAACATGCAGGCGTGGAACTGGAAGGGGATCGACGTCATCAACGCACACGAACGCGATCCCGCCATTTGCCTGCGCGGCCTGCGCGAAGCGGTCGACGCGGTGGCATCCGGCCGGATCGACCCGACGCCGCTGTACACGCACGTCTATCCGCTCGACCGCGTCGGCGAGGCGCTCGATGCGACGCGCGACAAGCCCGGCGGCTTCGTGAAGGCGCTGGTGACCTATGATTGA
- a CDS encoding Gfo/Idh/MocA family protein, which produces MIEAARPPRVGFLGVGWIGRHRMAAIADTGLIEVAAISDPSPEMQREAAALAPAAIICESLDDLLAHDLDGLVIATPSALHAEQSIRALHAGVAVFCQKPLGRTAREVRAVVDAGRTADRLLAVDLSYRFTAGMARIADLVRSGALGRVHAIDLTFHNAYGPDKPWFYDRALSGGGCVMDLGVHLVDLALWAMDFPALRGPVTASLTADGAPIADGTAVEDFAVASFALEDGPVVRLACSWRLHAGREADIAAIFYGTDGGAALRNVDGSFYDFTAELYRGTSTETLTSPPDDWGGRAAADWATRLAAGARFDPAAERLVDVAHVLDRIYAAA; this is translated from the coding sequence ATGATTGAGGCGGCCCGCCCGCCGCGCGTCGGCTTCCTCGGCGTCGGCTGGATCGGCCGCCACCGCATGGCCGCAATTGCCGACACCGGTTTGATAGAGGTCGCCGCGATCAGCGATCCCTCGCCGGAGATGCAGCGTGAAGCCGCCGCGCTCGCCCCCGCCGCCATCATCTGCGAGTCGCTCGACGATCTGCTCGCGCACGATCTCGACGGCCTCGTCATCGCCACGCCCAGCGCGCTGCATGCCGAGCAATCGATCCGCGCGCTGCACGCCGGCGTCGCCGTCTTCTGCCAGAAGCCGCTCGGCCGCACCGCACGCGAAGTGCGCGCGGTGGTAGACGCCGGGCGCACCGCCGATCGGCTCCTCGCGGTCGACCTGTCCTATCGATTCACCGCCGGCATGGCGCGGATCGCCGATCTGGTGCGCAGCGGCGCGCTGGGCCGCGTCCATGCGATCGACCTGACGTTCCACAACGCCTACGGCCCCGACAAGCCGTGGTTCTACGATCGCGCGCTCTCGGGCGGCGGATGCGTGATGGACCTCGGCGTCCACCTCGTCGATCTCGCCTTGTGGGCGATGGATTTCCCCGCGCTCCGCGGCCCCGTCACTGCGTCGCTCACCGCCGACGGCGCGCCGATCGCAGACGGGACAGCGGTGGAGGACTTCGCCGTCGCCAGCTTCGCGCTCGAAGACGGCCCCGTCGTTCGCCTCGCGTGCTCCTGGCGGCTGCACGCCGGCCGCGAGGCCGACATTGCCGCGATCTTCTACGGCACAGACGGCGGCGCCGCGCTCCGCAACGTCGACGGCTCGTTCTACGATTTCACCGCCGAGCTTTACCGCGGCACCAGCACCGAAACGCTGACCAGCCCGCCCGACGACTGGGGCGGTCGCGCCGCCGCCGATTGGGCGACGCGGCTCGCCGCCGGCGCGCGCTTCGATCCGGCCGCCGAGCGCCTCGTCGACGTGGCGCACGTGCTCGACCGGATCTACGCCGCCGCTTAA
- a CDS encoding DUF885 domain-containing protein, whose product MRFVVPLLLLPIMPLIQASAPAPVQAAPAGVQDAALLTFLDAAFDEQVALSPESQTQLGFKTDNNRLDDYSDAAAVRSKALAERQLTDMRARFRPEQLSENARVSYRLFEYEVERGRETFQFRKLRFPVSTNGSPAGDIPVLLINNHKVDTVADAEAYIARLREAERVMREVTATMREQAAAGVVPNKVNFAPARADARKVVTGAPFDGGPDSTLLADFRKKVTALDSPAATKTKLLADATAALTGPFKRGYDLLFVALDEIEPKSKGNFGAWNLPDGAAYYADRLKSSTTTNLTADQIHTLGLQQVAAIRQEMEAIKREVGFKGTLEQFFDSIRTDPKFKYPNDAAGREAYLRDARAVVASVMAAAPQYFRVLPKAPLEVRAVEKWREGTASTAFYNPPSADGTRPGIYYVNLVDMNQTQKVQVAGIAAHEGAPGHHFQIARQQELVGIPKFRRFGGYGAFMEGWGLYSERLANEMGVYKDPYARFGMLSLQVWRAIRLVLDTGIHSKRWTREQAITYFKGNSSVSDTDIAREVDRYFNWPGQATSYMVGQLRIAELRKRAERELGQRFDIRDFHEAVLSQGALPLDVLEEQVNRYIATRRAG is encoded by the coding sequence ATGCGTTTCGTCGTACCGCTACTGCTGCTGCCGATCATGCCGCTCATTCAGGCGAGCGCCCCCGCCCCGGTTCAAGCGGCCCCGGCCGGCGTGCAGGACGCCGCGCTGCTGACATTTCTCGACGCAGCGTTCGACGAGCAAGTCGCACTAAGCCCGGAATCGCAGACCCAGCTCGGCTTCAAGACCGACAACAACCGCCTCGACGATTATTCCGATGCAGCGGCGGTGCGATCCAAGGCGCTCGCGGAGCGGCAGCTGACGGACATGCGCGCGCGGTTCCGCCCCGAGCAGCTGAGCGAGAATGCCCGGGTCAGCTATCGGCTGTTCGAATATGAGGTGGAGCGCGGGCGCGAGACCTTCCAGTTCCGCAAGCTGCGCTTCCCGGTTTCGACCAACGGCAGCCCGGCGGGCGACATTCCGGTGCTGCTGATCAACAACCACAAGGTCGACACCGTTGCCGACGCCGAGGCCTATATCGCGCGGCTGCGCGAGGCCGAACGCGTGATGCGCGAAGTGACCGCGACGATGCGCGAGCAGGCCGCCGCGGGCGTCGTGCCCAACAAGGTCAACTTCGCCCCAGCGCGCGCCGATGCACGCAAGGTGGTCACCGGCGCACCGTTCGATGGCGGGCCGGATTCGACGCTGCTGGCGGACTTCCGCAAGAAAGTGACCGCGCTCGATTCGCCGGCGGCGACGAAGACCAAGTTGCTGGCCGACGCGACCGCTGCGCTGACCGGGCCGTTCAAGCGCGGCTATGATCTGCTGTTCGTGGCGCTCGACGAGATCGAGCCGAAGTCGAAGGGCAATTTCGGCGCGTGGAACCTGCCCGATGGCGCAGCTTATTACGCCGATCGCTTGAAGAGCTCGACCACCACGAACCTGACCGCCGACCAGATCCATACGCTGGGCCTGCAACAAGTGGCCGCGATCCGGCAGGAGATGGAGGCGATCAAGCGCGAGGTGGGCTTCAAGGGGACGCTCGAGCAGTTCTTCGATTCGATCCGCACCGATCCCAAGTTCAAATATCCGAACGATGCGGCCGGCCGCGAGGCGTATCTGCGCGATGCGCGGGCAGTGGTCGCATCGGTGATGGCGGCGGCGCCGCAATACTTCCGCGTGCTGCCAAAGGCGCCGCTGGAAGTGCGCGCGGTGGAAAAGTGGCGCGAGGGCACGGCATCGACCGCCTTTTACAATCCGCCCTCGGCAGACGGGACGCGGCCCGGCATCTATTACGTCAATCTGGTCGACATGAACCAGACGCAGAAGGTGCAAGTGGCGGGGATCGCGGCGCACGAGGGCGCGCCCGGGCATCACTTCCAGATTGCGCGCCAGCAGGAACTGGTCGGCATTCCCAAGTTCCGCCGGTTCGGCGGCTATGGCGCGTTCATGGAGGGCTGGGGCCTGTATTCGGAGCGGCTGGCGAACGAAATGGGGGTGTACAAGGATCCCTATGCGCGGTTCGGTATGCTGTCGTTGCAGGTGTGGCGTGCGATCCGGCTAGTGCTCGACACGGGGATCCATTCCAAGCGGTGGACGCGCGAGCAGGCGATCACCTATTTCAAGGGCAACAGCTCGGTGTCGGATACCGACATCGCGCGCGAGGTGGACCGCTACTTCAACTGGCCGGGGCAGGCGACGAGCTACATGGTTGGCCAGCTGCGGATCGCGGAGCTGCGCAAGCGCGCGGAGCGTGAGCTCGGGCAGCGGTTCGACATTCGCGATTTCCACGAGGCGGTGCTGAGCCAAGGCGCGCTGCCGCTCGACGTGCTGGAGGAGCAGGTTAACCGCTACATCGCGACGCGGCGCGCCGGCTGA
- a CDS encoding cation:proton antiporter, which produces MTELLSEWAPDPYILILTGAGLLIALVAWLPLALKRLPLSLPIVCIGIGAGVFLLPQVPLDPLPVDYPEITERFTELIVIISLMGAGLKIDRVFGWRRWSVTWRLIAITMPLSILAITGLASWALGLPLAIALLLGASLAPTDPVLAADVQVGPPKTGEEDEVRFGLTSEAGLNDGAAFPFVHLAILLGASAATGEPWLGEWLTYNVAWEIAGGILGGWLIGRAFGWLTFHVPAETKLAKTGDGLIALSATFISYGLSEMVHVYGFLAVFVTALTIRHTHRDHEFQREMHALTDQIERLVMMALLLLFGGALVTGLLASVTWVDAVVAAVVLLVIRPLAGWIGLIGYPAGGGEKMTLAFFGIRGVGSLYYLSYGINHMDIPVPERLWGLVGLIVLFSILLHGLTVTPVMRWLDRESGRDPDAPAEPTGEQEGSVLDPR; this is translated from the coding sequence ATGACCGAACTGCTGTCAGAGTGGGCGCCCGATCCGTATATCCTGATCCTGACCGGTGCAGGCCTGCTCATCGCGCTCGTCGCTTGGCTGCCGCTCGCGCTCAAGCGGCTGCCGCTGTCACTGCCGATCGTGTGCATCGGCATCGGCGCTGGCGTGTTCCTGCTGCCGCAAGTTCCGCTCGACCCGCTGCCGGTCGATTACCCCGAGATCACCGAACGATTCACCGAGCTGATCGTGATCATCTCGCTGATGGGCGCGGGGCTGAAGATCGATCGCGTGTTCGGCTGGCGCCGCTGGTCCGTGACGTGGCGACTGATCGCGATCACGATGCCACTGTCGATCCTGGCGATCACTGGCCTTGCAAGCTGGGCGCTCGGGTTGCCGCTCGCGATCGCGCTGTTGCTCGGGGCGAGCCTGGCACCGACCGACCCCGTTCTCGCGGCCGACGTTCAGGTCGGCCCGCCAAAGACCGGTGAGGAAGACGAGGTGCGCTTCGGCCTGACATCCGAGGCCGGGCTCAACGACGGCGCGGCATTCCCGTTCGTCCATCTCGCGATCCTGCTGGGGGCGAGCGCCGCAACGGGTGAACCGTGGCTGGGCGAATGGCTGACGTACAATGTGGCGTGGGAGATTGCGGGCGGGATCTTGGGAGGGTGGTTGATCGGACGTGCCTTCGGCTGGTTGACCTTTCACGTGCCCGCCGAGACGAAGCTGGCGAAGACCGGCGACGGATTGATCGCACTTTCGGCGACGTTCATTTCGTATGGTCTCTCAGAGATGGTCCATGTGTACGGCTTTCTCGCCGTGTTCGTCACCGCACTGACCATTCGCCACACGCATCGCGATCACGAGTTCCAGCGCGAGATGCATGCGCTGACCGATCAAATCGAGCGGCTGGTGATGATGGCGCTGCTGCTCCTGTTCGGCGGCGCGCTGGTGACTGGCCTGCTGGCGTCGGTGACATGGGTCGACGCGGTGGTGGCGGCGGTCGTCCTGCTCGTCATCCGCCCGCTAGCCGGCTGGATTGGCCTGATCGGGTATCCCGCAGGAGGCGGCGAGAAGATGACATTAGCCTTCTTTGGCATCCGCGGCGTCGGCTCGCTCTATTATCTTTCCTATGGCATCAACCACATGGACATACCGGTGCCCGAGCGACTCTGGGGGCTTGTCGGGCTGATCGTGCTGTTCTCGATCCTGCTGCACGGACTGACAGTGACGCCGGTTATGCGGTGGCTTGATCGTGAATCCGGGCGCGATCCCGACGCTCCGGCCGAACCGACCGGCGAGCAGGAAGGATCGGTGCTCGATCCACGATGA